From Pseudorca crassidens isolate mPseCra1 chromosome 7, mPseCra1.hap1, whole genome shotgun sequence, a single genomic window includes:
- the MLANA gene encoding melanoma antigen recognized by T-cells 1, whose protein sequence is MPRKEAHYIYGSPKKGHGHSYITAEEAAGIGILTVILGILLLITCWYCRRRSGYRSLKDKSIHAGTQSTLTGRCSCEGLGHQDAKLPFQENNCEPVVPNAPYAYEKLSTEQSPPPYSP, encoded by the exons ATGCCAAGAAAAGAGGCTCACTACATCTATGGTTCCCCCAAGAAGGGGCACGGCCATTCCTACATCACAGCTGAAGA GGCTGCAGGGATTGGCATCCTGACAGTGATCCTGGGAATTTTACTGCTCATCACCTGCTGGTACTGTAGAAGACGAAGTGGATACAGAAGCTTGAAG GACAAAAGCATTCATGCTGGTACTCAAAGTACCTTAACAGGAAGATGTTCATGTGAGGGGCTTGGTCACCAGGACGCCAAACTGCCTTTTCAAGAGAACAATTGTGAACCTGTG GTTCCCAACGCTCCATATGCCTATGAGAAACTCTCCACAGAACAGTCACCACCACCTTACTCTCCGTGA